The sequence TATCCCGGGGAGGACATCTTCCTTCTACAGAGAAATATTGTTGTTATTGTCGATTCTACTGACTATAAGGATCGCCTGTTTTGCAAAGCATGGCGACAACACAAATTTCCATAAGAGGTGTATGCATTTGTTAAAAATAGCTTTAGGACAAATGGAGGTTATCCCCGGCCGTCCCAGTGAAAACTTTCAGACCATGCTGTCCATCATTCAGGAAGCCCGTCAGCACAATTGCCACATGGTTATATTCCCCGAAATGGCCATTCCCGGCTATTTACTGGGAGACACCTGGGAACAACTGGCATTTTTAAGAGACTGTGAGTATTATGGCAACAAAATTATCGAGGCTTCCGAACATATCATCATTGTATTTGGCAATGTAGCTGTTGACTGGAAAAAACGCGGCGATGACGGCCGTGTCAGAAAATATAATGCTGTTTTTGTTGCACAGAACGGTCAATTACAGGGAGCGGATAACTTCCTTTATCCGTTCCGGATTAAAACGCTGCTGCCTAATTACCGAGAATTCGACGACACCAGGCATTTCTTTAGTTTACGCAAATTAGCGATGGAACGACAGGAAAAACCGGAAGATTTATTGCAACCCGTCACGGTCCAAATTGATGGAAAGCCCTGTAAACTGGGCTGCATTCTGTGCGAAGACGGTTGGAGCGACGATTATTCCATAAGTCCCATCAAGCTTTTGCAGCAAAATGGCCCCTTGAATTTAATCATCAACATATCCAGTTCACCTTATACTCTTAATAAAAATAACAAACGTAACCGTGTTTTTTCAGAACAGGCTCGCTATGCTGGCGTCCCTCTAATTTATGTAAACAATGTAGGTCTGCAAAACAACGGTAAAACCCTCTATACTTTTGACGGATTCAGTACAGTGTATAATGGCCAGGGTGATGTTGTGGCGTATTGTCCTCCTTTTATCGCGCTGACCCAAACAATCACGCTTGACTTGCAAACCAAGGGCTTAGAATTACCGCCAATTACTACACCAAATGATCAGGACATGAAAAGTATGTATACAGCCCTGCGCTATGGAGTTGAAAAATTTACAGCAGCCATCGGCATCAGAAAAGTGGTTATCGGTATATCCGGCGGCATTGATTCCGCAGTAAGCGCCGCCCTTTACGCAGACATTCTCGGTCCACAAAATGTTCTGCTGGTAAACATGCCCAGCCAGTTCAACTCGG comes from Propionispora hippei DSM 15287 and encodes:
- the nadE gene encoding NAD(+) synthase, with amino-acid sequence MLKIALGQMEVIPGRPSENFQTMLSIIQEARQHNCHMVIFPEMAIPGYLLGDTWEQLAFLRDCEYYGNKIIEASEHIIIVFGNVAVDWKKRGDDGRVRKYNAVFVAQNGQLQGADNFLYPFRIKTLLPNYREFDDTRHFFSLRKLAMERQEKPEDLLQPVTVQIDGKPCKLGCILCEDGWSDDYSISPIKLLQQNGPLNLIINISSSPYTLNKNNKRNRVFSEQARYAGVPLIYVNNVGLQNNGKTLYTFDGFSTVYNGQGDVVAYCPPFIALTQTITLDLQTKGLELPPITTPNDQDMKSMYTALRYGVEKFTAAIGIRKVVIGISGGIDSAVSAALYADILGPQNVLLVNMPSQFNSETTKGLAAELARNLGCLYTVMPIQETVDYTIKQISETPIINLADSSETRLSVSSFVMENIQARDRSSRILAGIAAAFGGGFTCNANKTETTVGYSTLYGDQSGFLAALSDLWKHQVYALAVYLNEQVFGRAVIPQRSIDIVPSAELSLEQAVDEGKGDPIIYPYHDYLFKSFMQHWHRATPEDILAWYKEGILEEKIGCEPQITKKIFATPADFINDLERWWKLYTGMAVAKRIQAPPILAVSRRAYGFDHREAQNGPYYTAKYLAMKQELLQ